From the genome of Blautia pseudococcoides, one region includes:
- a CDS encoding helix-turn-helix transcriptional regulator, protein MASYDTVLNFSRKVLKNYNFQTYILMEDELDHIDLDLGLRKKIAADSDSRDNALHFIRNSKEHVMYFSKDCFNCHHTVMRLPETESPAFFIAGPYLQHRADKKFILKMQQKLSIPTEFSGFLKQYYELIPFINHEDDVRTILLLLAAEIFGGAEHFSVEYCDMFMDEITKVYYGQAQVNLENRELIEQRYQSEQEMMQAVASGNYKKIELLAAGEMTVSLEQRLSNRIRDSKNYLIILNTLLRKAAEYGGVHPLYLDELSSKYAREIETITSEDEDGKLKREMMRKYCLLVKSHSLKGYSPIIQNVINHICLYLTDDLSLKRLAEEFSISPSYLSTLFKKETGSTLTDFVNKKRIENAVFLLNSTDLQIQSIAAACGVADLNYFTRLFKRNMGRTPSEYREMIHQK, encoded by the coding sequence ATGGCGTCGTATGACACTGTTTTGAATTTTTCCCGGAAAGTGTTGAAAAATTATAATTTCCAAACCTACATCTTAATGGAGGATGAACTTGACCATATTGATCTGGATTTGGGATTGAGAAAGAAAATCGCGGCAGACAGTGACTCCAGGGATAACGCACTGCATTTTATCAGAAACAGTAAAGAGCATGTGATGTATTTTTCCAAAGATTGTTTTAACTGCCATCACACAGTAATGCGGCTGCCGGAGACGGAATCACCTGCCTTTTTTATAGCCGGTCCTTATCTGCAGCACAGAGCCGATAAAAAATTCATCCTGAAGATGCAGCAAAAATTGTCCATCCCCACAGAGTTTTCCGGATTTTTGAAACAGTATTATGAACTGATCCCTTTCATTAACCACGAAGATGATGTGCGCACCATACTGCTTCTGCTGGCAGCGGAAATATTTGGCGGGGCTGAACATTTTTCTGTTGAATACTGTGATATGTTTATGGATGAAATTACAAAGGTTTACTATGGACAGGCACAGGTCAATCTGGAAAACCGGGAGCTGATCGAACAGAGGTACCAGTCAGAGCAGGAGATGATGCAGGCAGTGGCTTCAGGAAATTATAAAAAGATCGAGCTGCTGGCAGCCGGGGAGATGACGGTTTCTCTGGAGCAGAGGCTTTCCAACCGCATCCGGGACTCCAAGAATTATCTGATCATATTAAATACCCTGCTTCGGAAGGCCGCGGAGTATGGCGGGGTGCACCCGCTGTATTTGGATGAACTTTCTTCTAAGTATGCACGGGAGATTGAGACGATCACCAGCGAGGATGAGGACGGGAAGCTGAAACGGGAAATGATGCGGAAGTATTGTCTTCTGGTGAAGTCCCATTCTTTGAAGGGGTATTCACCAATTATTCAGAATGTGATCAACCATATTTGTCTGTATTTGACAGATGATCTGAGTCTTAAAAGGCTGGCGGAGGAGTTTTCTATCAGTCCCAGTTACTTGTCTACACTGTTTAAGAAGGAAACAGGGAGTACGCTGACGGATTTTGTGAATAAGAAAAGGATTGAGAATGCGGTGTTTTTGCTGAATTCTACGGATTTGCAGATACAAAGTATTGCGGCGGCGTGCGGGGTGGCGGATTTGAATTATTTTACGCGGTTGTTTAAAAGGAATATGGGGAGGACGCCTAGTGAGTATCGGGAGATGATTCATCAGAAATGA
- the uidA gene encoding beta-glucuronidase — translation MLQYSMLYPKQSVSRRTVSMDGMWKFCLDPEGKGTENGWADGIPQADLIPVPASFQDFYTDKDTREYAGDLWYETDVFVPEEYAGKNVAIRFGCATHRAEVYLNGVHVASHVGGFLPFMADITNVARYNAVNKVVVKINNELSETNIPCGKTKVLSNGKKMNSPYFDFFNYSGLQRPVKLVAYPKEYVFDLTVDHRINGRDAEVSYSVVTTGEHPVEVTVYDEDGREVAVSQGKEGILHIENAHLWQVRNAYLYTFTVRIKDEEEVLDEYSEEIGVRTVEVKGKDILINGSPVYLKGFGKHEDSDIVGRGFHIGVMKRDFECMKWIGANSFRTSHYPYSDEIYQMADREGFLVIDEVPAVGLFESLMNFMEASTGKKTAFFAKDTIPELLENHLRAVEEMITRDKNHACVIAWSLLNEPETTDEAAVPYFEKVFARAHELDVQKRPRTFALIMNSLPDTCKCYHLADVISMNRYYGWYLMGGYEMCDAEAAFRAEMDKWAGKDLDRPFIFTEYGADTYAAEHKLPSVMWSQEYQKEYLEMCHRVFDSYDFIKGEQVWNFADFQTTEGIMRVNGNKKGIFTRQRQPKDAAFYFKERWESLPLNHKSK, via the coding sequence ATGTTACAGTATTCAATGTTATACCCGAAGCAGTCCGTATCCAGAAGAACCGTGAGCATGGATGGCATGTGGAAATTTTGCCTGGACCCGGAAGGAAAGGGAACAGAAAACGGGTGGGCAGATGGAATCCCCCAGGCTGACCTTATTCCCGTGCCTGCCAGCTTTCAGGATTTTTACACAGACAAAGACACAAGGGAATATGCGGGTGATCTTTGGTATGAGACAGATGTATTTGTTCCGGAAGAATATGCGGGAAAAAATGTAGCTATCCGCTTTGGGTGTGCAACCCACAGAGCAGAGGTTTATTTAAACGGTGTCCATGTGGCATCTCATGTGGGCGGGTTCCTTCCCTTTATGGCTGACATTACAAATGTGGCCAGATACAATGCAGTAAATAAGGTTGTTGTCAAAATCAACAATGAGCTGAGTGAGACCAATATCCCCTGCGGTAAAACAAAAGTTCTCAGCAATGGAAAGAAAATGAACAGTCCGTATTTTGACTTTTTCAACTATTCCGGGTTACAGCGCCCTGTAAAGCTGGTTGCATATCCAAAGGAATATGTGTTTGACCTGACAGTGGACCACAGGATAAACGGCAGAGACGCGGAGGTTTCTTACAGCGTAGTTACCACAGGAGAGCATCCGGTGGAGGTTACGGTTTATGATGAGGACGGCAGAGAAGTGGCAGTTTCCCAGGGAAAAGAGGGAATCCTCCACATTGAAAATGCACATCTGTGGCAGGTGAGAAACGCTTATCTCTATACCTTTACGGTGCGCATCAAGGACGAAGAGGAAGTGCTGGATGAATATAGTGAGGAGATTGGCGTCCGCACTGTGGAGGTAAAGGGAAAAGACATCCTGATCAACGGTTCTCCTGTTTATCTGAAAGGTTTCGGAAAACACGAGGATAGTGATATTGTGGGCCGCGGGTTTCACATTGGGGTTATGAAGAGAGATTTTGAATGTATGAAATGGATCGGAGCTAACTCCTTCCGTACCTCCCATTATCCATACAGTGACGAGATTTACCAGATGGCGGACCGTGAAGGCTTCCTGGTCATTGATGAGGTTCCGGCTGTGGGACTTTTTGAGAGTCTGATGAACTTCATGGAGGCATCTACTGGGAAGAAGACGGCATTTTTTGCAAAAGACACCATCCCTGAATTGCTGGAAAATCATCTGCGTGCAGTGGAGGAGATGATAACCAGAGACAAGAACCATGCCTGCGTCATTGCCTGGTCCCTGTTAAACGAGCCTGAGACCACAGATGAGGCCGCAGTACCATATTTTGAGAAAGTGTTTGCGCGGGCTCATGAGCTGGATGTGCAGAAGCGCCCCAGAACATTTGCGCTGATCATGAATTCCCTGCCGGATACCTGCAAATGCTATCATCTGGCAGATGTGATCAGTATGAACCGTTACTATGGCTGGTATCTTATGGGCGGGTACGAGATGTGTGACGCAGAGGCGGCTTTTAGGGCAGAGATGGACAAGTGGGCCGGCAAGGACCTGGACAGACCGTTTATCTTCACCGAATATGGAGCTGACACGTATGCCGCGGAGCACAAACTGCCTTCTGTTATGTGGAGCCAGGAATACCAGAAAGAATATCTGGAAATGTGCCACAGAGTCTTTGACTCCTATGATTTCATCAAAGGTGAGCAGGTTTGGAATTTTGCAGATTTCCAGACCACAGAGGGGATCATGCGTGTAAACGGCAACAAAAAAGGAATCTTCACCAGACAGAGACAGCCAAAAGATGCAGCCTTCTACTTTAAGGAGCGCTGGGAAAGCCTGCCGCTGAACCATAAAAGTAAGTAA
- a CDS encoding MFS transporter — MNEKNNARPFGIRDKIGYMFGDFGNDFTFIFASSFLMVFYTKVLGISGAMVGTLFLLARVVDAFTDITMGRIVDSVKPSRDGRFRCWLRRMCGPVAIASFLMYQGGMAGAPMTLKIVYMYVTYLLWGSVFYTSINIPYGSMASAITEKPDERTALSTFRTVGATLAGLVIGTVTPLLIYVKDADGNQVIRSTSIFTIIAGVFAVCAILCYIICYKLTTERVKVEPDPNAKKVTLGQTFAAIFKSRALLGIIGAAIFLLLSQLLIQAMNNYLYTEYFGSAGAISIVTIVNTALMLLVVAPLSVPISRRFGKKEASTAGVLLAGVIFLVLYFMHVQNVVVYIVLANVGMLGLGFFNTVIWANITDVIDDQEVKTGQREDGTVYAVYSFARKLGQALAGGAGGWALSIIGYDQLAKVQTASVINGLYTTSTLIPAICFFVVALFLWFVYPLSKKKVEANVEELKSRRENA; from the coding sequence ATGAACGAGAAAAATAATGCAAGGCCATTTGGGATACGGGATAAAATCGGCTATATGTTCGGTGACTTTGGAAATGATTTTACCTTTATATTTGCCAGCTCCTTCCTAATGGTATTTTATACAAAGGTACTTGGGATCAGCGGTGCTATGGTAGGAACGCTGTTTCTGCTGGCCAGGGTAGTGGATGCCTTTACGGATATCACCATGGGGCGTATTGTGGACTCTGTGAAGCCGTCCAGAGACGGAAGGTTCCGCTGCTGGCTGAGAAGAATGTGCGGTCCGGTTGCCATTGCCAGCTTTTTAATGTACCAGGGCGGCATGGCAGGAGCGCCTATGACACTGAAGATTGTTTATATGTATGTGACATACCTGTTGTGGGGCAGTGTGTTTTATACATCTATCAATATCCCTTACGGTTCTATGGCATCAGCTATTACGGAGAAGCCGGATGAGAGGACTGCCCTCTCCACATTCCGTACTGTGGGAGCCACACTGGCCGGTCTGGTTATCGGAACGGTGACACCGCTTCTGATCTACGTGAAGGATGCGGACGGCAATCAGGTTATCAGGAGTACCTCTATTTTCACTATCATTGCCGGTGTGTTCGCGGTATGCGCAATCCTTTGCTACATCATTTGCTATAAGCTTACTACAGAGCGTGTAAAAGTGGAGCCGGATCCGAATGCTAAAAAGGTAACATTGGGACAGACCTTTGCAGCTATTTTCAAGAGCCGTGCACTGTTGGGGATCATTGGGGCAGCTATTTTCCTTCTGCTGAGCCAGCTTCTCATACAAGCCATGAACAATTATCTGTACACAGAATATTTTGGATCTGCAGGCGCGATCTCCATTGTGACCATAGTGAACACAGCCCTTATGCTGCTGGTGGTTGCACCACTCAGTGTGCCCATCAGCCGCAGATTCGGGAAAAAAGAAGCATCCACGGCAGGAGTGCTTCTGGCAGGAGTTATCTTCCTTGTCCTGTATTTTATGCATGTGCAGAACGTTGTGGTTTACATTGTACTTGCCAATGTGGGTATGCTGGGACTTGGATTCTTCAATACCGTAATTTGGGCTAATATCACAGACGTTATAGACGACCAGGAGGTAAAGACAGGTCAGAGGGAAGACGGTACCGTTTACGCAGTATATTCCTTTGCAAGAAAACTGGGCCAGGCACTGGCCGGAGGCGCAGGAGGCTGGGCACTGTCCATTATCGGGTACGACCAGCTTGCAAAGGTACAGACAGCGTCCGTGATCAACGGCCTGTACACAACCTCCACACTGATACCTGCCATCTGCTTTTTCGTTGTGGCTCTGTTCTTATGGTTTGTGTATCCGCTGAGTAAGAAAAAGGTGGAAGCCAATGTGGAAGAATTGAAGAGCAGACGTGAGAACGCCTAA
- a CDS encoding ROK family transcriptional regulator — protein sequence MAIANQEMIRDNNRRQVLEYIVNNPPISRAALAKELHLTKATISNIVQELMDQNLVAEIGSAQTALGRKPILLEFRKKCGYVFSIDVHPRQIITLTADLKGEDCHLKEYPFREEDSLLELLRGIMKEAIPRCKDAPYGIVGVSIGIYGVVRDNEIIFTPYYPLPEPYLGKILAGEFGIPVHVENESNLSVLGESAFHYNYKNMIHLNIHDGVGMGILIDEQLYKGRDGYAGEFGHTILFPDGKPCPCGNNGCFELYTSERAILKEYAARTHQNTVTIDSFLRAYQDRKTDALEMMDLFVKYMSIGINNIINTFNIDLIVLNSSFSNYIPDINQRIVAYLASHQNRDCRIIPSRLQDTSGLMGGIRLCAERFLDIKHLKIRVPFSDNLR from the coding sequence ATGGCGATCGCAAACCAAGAAATGATAAGAGACAACAACAGGCGGCAGGTCCTGGAATATATTGTAAACAATCCGCCTATCTCCCGTGCTGCTCTGGCTAAGGAGCTGCATCTGACAAAGGCAACCATATCCAACATTGTGCAGGAGCTGATGGACCAGAATCTGGTGGCAGAGATAGGCAGCGCCCAGACCGCCCTGGGCAGGAAGCCCATCCTTTTGGAGTTCCGGAAAAAATGCGGTTATGTCTTTTCCATAGATGTCCATCCCCGTCAGATCATCACACTGACCGCTGACTTAAAGGGTGAAGACTGCCATTTGAAGGAATATCCCTTCCGGGAGGAGGACAGTCTGCTGGAGCTGCTCCGCGGTATTATGAAAGAAGCCATTCCCCGGTGCAAGGATGCTCCTTATGGGATTGTGGGAGTATCCATCGGTATTTACGGTGTTGTGCGGGACAATGAGATCATTTTTACCCCCTACTACCCTCTTCCAGAACCTTACCTGGGAAAAATCCTGGCCGGGGAGTTTGGCATACCGGTACATGTGGAAAATGAATCCAATCTGTCCGTGCTGGGTGAGTCCGCATTTCATTATAATTATAAAAATATGATCCATCTGAACATACACGATGGAGTCGGTATGGGTATCCTTATTGATGAGCAGCTCTATAAAGGCCGTGACGGCTACGCCGGAGAGTTCGGCCACACCATCCTGTTCCCCGACGGCAAACCCTGTCCCTGCGGCAATAACGGCTGTTTTGAGCTGTATACTTCGGAGAGGGCTATTCTGAAAGAATATGCTGCGCGCACCCATCAGAACACCGTTACCATTGACAGCTTTCTCAGGGCATATCAGGATCGGAAAACAGATGCGCTGGAGATGATGGATCTGTTTGTAAAATATATGTCTATCGGCATTAATAATATCATCAATACCTTCAATATTGACCTGATCGTGCTCAACAGTTCTTTTTCCAACTATATTCCTGATATTAATCAGCGGATCGTGGCATACCTGGCCTCCCATCAAAACCGGGACTGCCGCATTATCCCCTCCAGACTGCAGGATACATCAGGGCTTATGGGTGGGATACGGCTGTGTGCGGAACGTTTTCTGGATATCAAACATTTGAAAATACGGGTTCCATTTAGTGACAATTTACGATAA
- a CDS encoding DUF1002 domain-containing protein has protein sequence MMKRGLAFLVGGIMLLASPVSVLADREDAKLEKPYVSLGADLNAQERATVLELLGVTEDDLKNYTTATITNQDEHDYLDAYLDKSVIGSRALSSVLVEGKTDGNGIKVTTHNISYCTTGMYQNALVTAGIKDADIVVAGPFKISGTAALVGAIKSYENMTGEKVEQENADTATNELVITGKLAENMGDSEKAEQLVGAVKEKVVEARNLSEDEIGDVVDQAANEMEIKLSDEDRQAIVDLMEKIKGLDLDVDSLKEQAKDLYGKIEDLGLKLDINQEKVQGFFDKIIQFFKDLFS, from the coding sequence ATGATGAAAAGAGGACTTGCATTTCTGGTGGGGGGAATCATGCTGCTGGCGTCACCTGTCAGTGTACTGGCAGACCGTGAGGACGCCAAACTGGAAAAACCATATGTATCGTTAGGCGCGGATCTGAATGCACAGGAGCGTGCCACTGTGCTGGAGCTTTTGGGGGTGACGGAGGATGACCTGAAAAATTATACGACCGCCACCATCACCAACCAGGATGAGCATGACTATCTGGACGCTTATCTGGACAAAAGTGTGATTGGATCAAGGGCACTTTCCTCCGTATTGGTTGAAGGCAAGACGGACGGAAACGGGATCAAAGTAACAACCCACAACATTTCCTACTGCACCACGGGCATGTACCAGAATGCTCTGGTAACTGCCGGAATCAAGGATGCAGATATTGTGGTAGCAGGACCCTTCAAGATTTCCGGAACAGCCGCTTTGGTAGGTGCCATCAAATCCTACGAGAACATGACCGGGGAGAAGGTAGAACAGGAAAATGCGGATACAGCCACAAATGAGCTGGTCATCACGGGAAAGCTTGCAGAAAATATGGGTGACAGTGAAAAGGCAGAGCAGCTTGTAGGCGCAGTAAAGGAAAAAGTAGTGGAAGCCCGGAATCTGTCAGAGGATGAAATCGGTGATGTGGTGGACCAGGCTGCAAACGAGATGGAGATCAAACTTTCTGATGAGGACAGACAGGCTATCGTAGATTTGATGGAGAAGATCAAAGGTCTGGATCTGGATGTGGACAGTCTGAAAGAGCAGGCTAAGGACTTGTACGGCAAGATTGAGGACCTGGGACTGAAGCTGGATATCAACCAGGAAAAGGTACAGGGATTCTTTGATAAGATCATTCAATTCTTTAAGGATCTGTTCAGCTAA
- a CDS encoding GTP pyrophosphokinase: protein MSSALHITNYEDVNSWETLMFLYNAALKEVGTKIDILNEEFQHIHRYNPIEHVKSRIKTPESIVKKLRKNGYDSNIENMVKYVNDIAGIRIICSFTSDIYRIADMIAKQTDLKILSLKDYIKNPKESGYQSYHMIVTVPIFLSDGVVETKVEIQIRTIAQDFWASLEHKIYYKFEGNAPDYISSELQECAKIASQLDRRMLSLNEAIQKCSTGYENE, encoded by the coding sequence ATGAGCAGCGCCCTTCATATTACCAATTACGAGGACGTAAACAGCTGGGAAACTCTGATGTTCCTGTACAATGCCGCACTGAAGGAAGTGGGGACCAAGATTGATATTCTGAATGAAGAATTTCAGCACATCCACCGTTATAATCCGATTGAACATGTAAAATCCAGGATCAAAACGCCTGAGAGTATTGTAAAGAAACTGAGGAAAAACGGATATGATTCCAATATTGAAAACATGGTCAAGTATGTAAACGATATTGCAGGTATCCGGATCATTTGTTCTTTCACTTCAGATATTTACCGCATAGCAGACATGATCGCAAAGCAGACTGATCTGAAGATACTTTCCCTGAAGGACTACATAAAGAATCCCAAGGAAAGCGGTTATCAGAGTTATCATATGATTGTAACCGTCCCCATCTTCCTGTCAGACGGTGTAGTGGAGACCAAGGTGGAAATACAGATCCGCACTATCGCCCAGGATTTCTGGGCAAGCCTGGAGCACAAGATTTATTATAAATTTGAAGGAAATGCCCCGGATTATATAAGCAGTGAATTACAGGAATGTGCTAAAATAGCATCTCAGCTTGACCGACGCATGCTTTCCCTGAACGAGGCAATTCAGAAATGCAGCACCGGTTATGAAAACGAATAG
- a CDS encoding PTS transporter subunit IIC yields the protein MKKLLNRIFVDGLSGMASGLFATLIIGTIIQQIGNLIGGNMGTLLYQFGKMAAAMTSAGIGVGVACRFKEAPLVVLSAATAGMVGGFAGKITAGAVFAEDGAVILSGPGEPLGAFVAAYAAIELARLVAGRTRLDIILAPLAGILSGSAVGILVGPPISRMMTQLGSLINWGTEQQPLLMGIIVSVLMGMILTLPISSAALGVILNLSGLAAGAATVGCCCNMIGFAVASFKENGISGLLAQGIGTSMLQVPNIVRKPIIWLPVILSSAILGPIGTMLFKMTNNATGSGMGTAGLVGQIMTWQTMVPAEGAVLVMVKIVLLHFLLPGLLSLFFCNCMRKLNWIKAGDMKLEV from the coding sequence TTGAAAAAATTACTGAACCGCATTTTTGTGGACGGTTTAAGCGGCATGGCTTCCGGTCTTTTTGCCACCCTGATCATCGGCACCATCATCCAGCAGATTGGAAATCTCATTGGCGGAAACATGGGAACCCTGCTGTACCAGTTTGGCAAAATGGCTGCAGCCATGACAAGTGCCGGCATCGGTGTGGGTGTGGCATGCAGATTTAAAGAGGCGCCCCTGGTGGTTCTCTCTGCTGCCACCGCAGGCATGGTGGGCGGTTTTGCAGGCAAGATCACCGCAGGTGCCGTATTTGCTGAGGATGGCGCTGTGATCCTGTCCGGTCCCGGGGAACCTCTGGGTGCCTTTGTTGCCGCCTATGCAGCCATTGAACTGGCACGCCTGGTTGCCGGAAGGACCCGTCTGGATATTATCCTGGCACCTCTGGCAGGCATCCTCTCCGGCTCCGCTGTGGGCATTCTGGTGGGACCGCCGATCAGCCGCATGATGACGCAGTTAGGCTCCCTGATCAACTGGGGAACCGAGCAGCAGCCACTTCTCATGGGCATTATTGTATCAGTCCTTATGGGAATGATACTGACGCTCCCCATAAGCTCCGCAGCCCTGGGTGTGATTTTGAACTTGTCCGGCCTGGCAGCCGGTGCAGCTACAGTTGGATGCTGCTGCAACATGATAGGGTTTGCTGTGGCAAGCTTTAAGGAAAACGGGATCTCCGGCCTTTTAGCCCAGGGAATCGGTACTTCCATGCTCCAGGTACCCAACATCGTAAGAAAACCGATCATCTGGCTGCCGGTTATTTTATCCAGCGCAATTCTGGGCCCTATCGGTACCATGTTATTTAAAATGACCAACAACGCCACCGGTTCCGGTATGGGTACCGCAGGTCTTGTAGGCCAGATCATGACCTGGCAGACCATGGTTCCCGCAGAGGGTGCTGTGCTCGTAATGGTAAAAATCGTACTGCTCCATTTCCTGCTTCCCGGACTTTTGTCTCTGTTCTTCTGCAACTGTATGCGGAAGCTGAACTGGATCAAAGCCGGAGATATGAAACTGGAAGTGTAA
- a CDS encoding S1 RNA-binding domain-containing protein: protein MAEEMKNQETMDDFAKEIDASFKSFRDADMDIWEKLEKMKEDKTEFDVTIEGIVKGGAIAYVEGIRAFIPVSKLSLQYVEDPEEFLKKTLTVRVFDVSEEDNNLVLSAREVLREKRDAEKREKTAEIKVGAVLDGTVETLQNYGAFVDLGDGISGLVHVSQISQKRIKSPKAVLSVGDKVTVKVIKNEDGKISLSMKALQEVPEEKDTFEDIEIPKSEELTTTLGSLFKNIKLD, encoded by the coding sequence ATGGCAGAAGAAATGAAAAACCAGGAAACTATGGACGACTTCGCAAAAGAGATCGACGCTTCTTTTAAGAGCTTCAGAGATGCAGATATGGACATCTGGGAAAAGCTGGAGAAAATGAAAGAGGACAAGACCGAATTTGACGTAACCATCGAAGGCATTGTAAAAGGCGGCGCCATCGCTTATGTGGAAGGCATCCGCGCTTTCATCCCCGTATCCAAACTGTCCCTGCAGTACGTGGAAGACCCGGAGGAGTTCCTGAAAAAGACTCTGACAGTCCGTGTCTTTGATGTAAGCGAGGAGGATAACAACCTGGTACTCTCTGCAAGGGAAGTCCTGAGAGAGAAAAGAGACGCTGAAAAACGTGAGAAGACCGCTGAGATCAAAGTGGGCGCAGTCCTGGACGGCACGGTTGAGACCCTGCAGAACTACGGTGCTTTCGTAGACCTGGGTGACGGTATTTCCGGCCTGGTCCATGTATCCCAGATCAGCCAGAAAAGGATCAAATCTCCAAAAGCCGTATTATCCGTAGGCGACAAAGTAACTGTAAAGGTGATCAAGAATGAAGACGGTAAAATCAGCCTCAGCATGAAAGCACTCCAGGAAGTTCCGGAGGAAAAGGATACGTTTGAAGATATCGAGATTCCCAAAAGCGAAGAGCTGACAACAACACTTGGCTCCCTGTTTAAAAATATCAAACTGGATTAA